The sequence below is a genomic window from Marmota flaviventris isolate mMarFla1 chromosome 9, mMarFla1.hap1, whole genome shotgun sequence.
AGATAGTCAACTATGATgttattcagcaaacatttagtTAGAGAACTCCTGGGCTCTAGATTGATCTTGACCATCATAATCAGAAATCAGGATCCCTCAGACTGTGTAAATATTTAAGTCACTCCATGTATACAGAATCCATTAGTTGAAAATAAGGCTTTGTCTCCTCCATGAAGTAGCCTGCAATGCCACTgccagaataaaatttaaaaattatccaaaattttccccaaatgaatatatgaccatttaaaaatataattgctgCATTGTAGAAAGAATAATACCCAGACTCTTTGAGAACTGTTGGATATAGGCTATAATACTAAGCACCAAAAATGTCATCAAGCtctttttttattgtaatattattGAGAAGGAATGATTATTAGAGTTGTGGAAAATATTTGTCTCAGAGTGAGTCCAGTTATTTTTCAGGTCTGCTGTGATTATTCTTCAAATGCTAAAGTGTTCACTTCCATGCTAAATTGTATAATTGAAGATAGTATCATTAGCTGCTGGAAAAAAATTCTCATGTTCTACCCAGGTCTGTGGCATTTGAAATATTATGACAGTCAGGTAAAATACAAGGTCAAAAAAGCATCTAAACAGTTGGTCCTAAATTTCATGGCACATATCAATGCCAAATGATGGTCACTCCATGAAATCATATGCAGAGATTCATCAGGGGTTCCTGAAACAgtgccaaaagaagaaaatataggtttGATTCACTGGTGAAAAAATTGGTgctaacaaaaaatgaaatactatgaCACAATATGGGTGACCATAAAGAACAGTGGTGAAGGAAAATCCTTTTAATGGGCAAAGTTGTGAATAGTATCTTTGGCTATTAACCTGGGTATGCATTATGGGTTGGAtatgaggcatcccccaaaacctcatgatTAGAGTATGAAACCTATGACCTCATTAGTggtttaatccatttgatgagtTTGTAATTTGAAAGGATTACTGAACTGGATGATATCTGTAGGCAAGTAGTGTGtaactggaagaagtaggtcactgcagcatgcctttggggtttatattttgtccctggatctTCACTTTCTACTTTTGCCATACCCTTTCttcatgatggtctgcctcacttCAGACCCAGAGAAATAGAAgtggctgaccatgaactgaaacctctgaaaatatgAGCCAACGTAATCTTCCCTCCTCtcagttattcttgtcaggtattttggtcatggtgacAAAATGTAGACTGACACAGTATGAAAGAGGAATTATTTAAGTAGAATCAAATAGATTTTGCTGATAGGCTTCAGTAGTTGCTTAGGGTATGAGACCAACAACTTTGGAAGAAGAGAAATAAGGAAGTCTGGAAATGTGATAGGCATATGGATATAGACACAAAGGGCAAAAATATTTGTATCTCACATTAATCACCAGACAGCACCCATTTTAGAGTAGAAATTCAACagccaggttaaaaaaaaaaataactgtataTGGATATCAACCagccttgcttccccaatgctatCCCATTGGGCCCATAAATGACCTCATAATGGTAGAATGAGTGACAAACATAAGCCAAAACTATGAGTTCCCTTCCACAAAGCCTAAAGTTAAAGATTTGGAAAATagagtttttctcatttctgaaatGTTACCAATAATATTACTAAATTTGTGTGCAGGTGTCTGTCTTTCTCACCGGGGATAAAACCTGGAGTTTCTctatccctcttctctctctctcttccaattAATTACCATGTATTTTCTACTTAACCTCTAATATTTCTCTCTTGGTCTACCTCCCAcattgagctgggcatggtggcacactcctttaatcccagaagcttaagaggaagaagcaggaggatctgaattcaaaaccagcctcagtgacagtgagtcactaagcaagtcagtgagaccctgtttctaaataaaatacaggggaaaaaagggtgggtatatggctcagtggttgagttcaattcccagtatccccccctcaaaataaaaggtttcCCACATtgtttctgaacttttaaaattgtatgcagcgtctgaattaaaaattaatacaggTCTAACATTGTTTTCAAATATGAATGGTTAACCACCTATAGAATCCCACTTTACattgaaaaatacatataatttagaTGTATTGGTATATATTTACCACCAAAGAAACTGAGTAAGCAATATAGTAAAACCTATATGTTTATAGTTTGGACTTTTTGAGGCATGTTTGGTATTTCACCCCATTATTCCAGAGCATTATTTCATAAATGGTTTTATCACTCTGAGATAATGCGATTAGATTTGGCTCTGCTTCTGAAATAAGATCCTGATAATGGCCTTTCGAATCTGCTTGGTCTTCACACTGTAGATGATAGGGTTGAGTACAGGAGGGATGAGCAGGAAGACGTTGGCCATGATGGTGTGGACAAATGGAGGTGCTGAATGGCCGTAGCGGTGGATAAGAGACAAGCTGATGAGAGGGATGTAGAAGATGGCAACAGCGCTGATGTGGGATACACAGGTGTTGAAGGCTTTCCGCCGCTCCTCTGAGGAAGCAATGCTGAGAACAGATCGGATGATCAGAATATAAGAGAGCAAGATGCAAGGGCAGTCAAACCCTGTCGTGGAGAAGAGTGCAAACAGACCGAGGATGCTGTTGATTCTGTTATCTGTGCAAGAGAGCTGAATGAGATCCACATGGTAGCAGTAAGAATGGGAAAGGACCAAAGAACTGCAGAAGGTCAGCCTCTTGACAAAGAGCACGACTGGCAACATGACAGCAACATTCCTTATCAACATGATTACCCCAATCTGGGCAATCCTGGCATTGGTGAGGATGGTAGTGTATCTCAGTGGGTCACAGATGGCTACAAAGCGATCAAAGGCCATGGCCAG
It includes:
- the LOC114084297 gene encoding olfactory receptor 51F2; protein product: MLVFNSTNAPPLIFFLTGIPGLRAGQVWISIPFCLLYVIALSGNSMILLVVLHEQSLHEPMYYFLSMLSATDLSLSLCTLSTTLGVLWFEAREINLNACITQMFFLHGFTFMESGVLLAMAFDRFVAICDPLRYTTILTNARIAQIGVIMLIRNVAVMLPVVLFVKRLTFCSSLVLSHSYCYHVDLIQLSCTDNRINSILGLFALFSTTGFDCPCILLSYILIIRSVLSIASSEERRKAFNTCVSHISAVAIFYIPLISLSLIHRYGHSAPPFVHTIMANVFLLIPPVLNPIIYSVKTKQIRKAIIRILFQKQSQI